CTAATGAATTACTCGACCAACGTATGTATGGTGAAAAAggagttatatatatatatgaatggcAAGCCCCTTATCATTGTGCCACACTTTACTTTTCCATCACAATGGATTCAAATATCTCTCAATTAGAATCCCAAGAGCAAGCACCCAATGAAGCACTTCCTTTTCTCCACGCTTCCAAATTAACCCATAAAACCCTATTCGTACAATCCAAATTTATTTGGCCAAAAGGGGATTTAGTAGAAGCTTATGAAAAGCTAAGTGAACCACATGTGGATCTTGAGGGCTTCCTCAAGGGAGATAAAAAGGCAACCCTTGAAGCTTCCAAGCTCGTGAGGAAAGCCTGCTTGAAACATGGCTTCTTCCAAGTTACTAACCATGGCGTCGATCAAAATCTCTTGGCCACTGCCCTTCACGAAATGGGACCTATTTTTAACCTTCCTTTTAACGTTAAGACGAGGGCCTCTCAATCCCACCCTGCCAAAATGTGGGGTTTTTCTACTGCTCATTCAAATCGCTTTTCTTCAAAGCTGCCATGGAAGGAAACTTTCTCTTTTGGGTTTGACCATTGCAATAGCTTCAATAATGAACCATCTGTTGTtgatttcttctcttccacTCTGGGCAaggaatttaaagaaattgggTATGGTATTCAAACCCCTatatctcaaattaaatactaataaattttggaaaaaaacaTGTATCTGTTCGTTGCAtgatacatttttctttttctttttttctttagaagttatttttattttttattatatattttcagtgtGATGCAGAAAGATTATACACAATATTGATAAAAGactttaggaaaaaaaatacgaattttaagaaaatttacatttttatccTAAGATATCTTAGTTTTATTCGATCTCtatatttcaaaaagttaaacttttaattaactaaaatttgatgatattttagtttttagattttcaaatGTTACAAATTTATTCTGCAGATTTGATTTTCTCTCCAACTTTATCcatttaacttcaaatttaattcgAAATAATTATGGgtgaagttttaaaattaattttaatagtgataaaaatttgtgaacttaattaattataattttctcaaattaataaatatagcTGATTAATACTAAAGATTGAGAGGAAGTAATTGGTGAAAAGTTTAGGTGTATGGAAAATGTAAAGCTTGAAATTTAtggtttaaattgaaataaaactaGAGAATGATTTGGAGAAACTTGAACAATGAACAGGgttatatatgaaaagtaCTGCGAAGCAATGAGGGACCTTTCACTAGCATTAACCGAGCTCTTGGGAATAAGCTTGGGACTGGAGAGATCTCATTTTCGCAAGTTTTTCGAAGATGGAAGCTCCATAATGCGATTGAACAGCTACCCAATTTGCGAACAAGGCGGCGTGGCCCTCGGTACTGGGCCTCATTGCGATCCAACAGCCTTGACCATCCTCCACCAGGACCAGGTCGGTGGTCTCGAAGTCTTTGCCAACAACCAATGGCACTCCGTTCCTCCCACTCCTAACGCACTCGTTGTTAACATTGGTGATCTTTTCATGGTTAGTTACTcgaacaaattacaaaatcaaacactttcattctccctctctctctatatCACATCTTCCTTTACATCATCTCAAAAGCTTCCgtattcaaaaaaatatattttaagtaTTCTTATCTCGTAATCAATTAATCTCtctctttaaatttattttaaacttttgtttgatGTATGATAAGAGTGAGATGCATAGAGATAGGTGTATCTTGAGTGTATTGCacctttcaaattaattttaaaaaaagagagatttcaAGAACTACCcgtattatttcaaaacacttaaaattggattttaaaaacaatttaaaattgaataaaatttatagCTGAAACAAACAACTGTTTGTAAGTTTAGCTCTCAAAGTAAAAAGGACAATGTGAAATGGTTGTCCGATGCAAGCTTAAATTATCACTCAACGGAACTGTATAAGTTTAATTGATGGATTAGGGTAAAGctaaaaatctttttaatcaattataaaggagaaaagggaaatgCAACAATGTTATATAAATAGTATACCCAAAAGTCATAGGTCTCAACAAATTTAAGGGTTATTGTATTGAGAAGTGCTTTTAGTAATAATAGTTAATTGCATAGCAACGTCtatacaaaaattacaaatagaGCACAATCTTAATGTATTGTGTTATATCTCTAAATAGTTTGGAATTAAAgagtatatttaatttatgttccTACATTTAGTTacatcaattaaaaaattgagattgTCAATTATAGAGAGCATAAAATTTTGGTCTACCAagtaaaaatatcatattaaaacAAGATTTGTACCCTTATAGGAAGCTAAATAAACCATCGACTCACCGAAAAATTTAACACTGAATATGAGATTATAGAATATAGTTtggtaaattattttgtgtaGGCACAGTGTAATGGAGAATACAAAAGCTGCGTGCATAGGGCGGTGGTGAACAACTACAAGAAGAGGAGGTCATTGGCATTCTTCCTTTGTCCAAGGAAAAACAAGGTAGTGAGGCCGCCAGAGAAACTTGTCGCCGACGACGAGTCCAGAAAGTATCCGGATTTTTCCTGGTCTGAGCTGCTTGAATTCACACAAAAACACTACAGAGCCGATGCAGCAACACTTCAAAACTTCACCAAATGGGTCGTGTCTTCGAGGCCATGTGGTCATTAATGGCTATGGATTCTTCATTTTATCCGTCAGCTAATGATAGCTTTTATCAGTTGTTTTGTTTGGTGAAGTGTGAAGTTTGGATTAGTAATAATTGGTTACAACTATATATTTTGCACTAATTTAAGATTAAGAGAGTCAAATAATTGTGAGTGAAATAGTGGATgatatgttgaatttatattaCTACTACTTGTAAATCATTGACtttataagaaatattattttcgATTATTGTATGaacatttagtttttagttcaaatttcTCCTATCCCATTCCGTATGctaaaagaatatattgtACTAAAAGTCTATTatgaaattacaataaaatccaattgagaaaataaaaggagaaTAGAAAAACTTTGGCCCGTTTGATTTTCTGATCGAAAAattgtttaagaaaacaaagaattcaataaaaaaaaaatatatatatatttttcaaaccatGCTTGCtttcaatttacatttttcaaatttgaattcaaaattcaaaattggtaTTTGATCCTGAATTTGGAAATTTAAGTATCATGTTCATAGTTtctgacaaaaaaaaaattaaaaaacaaagaagatagtttgttgtttttgaaaattaaatatctcaaaGAGTTGTTTTTGAAAACCAACAAAGCAGATTTTGattaacaacttttaaaaaataaaacaaaggtGCAGAATATTTACTGGAACAATTTTGATAATGGAAATAGCCCACAGGCTTACGAtagaaaattccaaaaacgtCTCGTGATTAATTGGAATTCAGCGCGTAAATTTCGGTAGCCAGTTAAtgtaaatgattttttcaagattttataatacgcgatcgtttagattgtGCACGATCATTTACATTTGTTAGATGATCGTTTAcctttgatcatttaaattagGATAGCTAAATCTcaacaatcatttagatttggaacatgattgtttagatttgactctttttgtacacgatcgtttacatTTGGCAATCTAATATCCCAACGAATTTTTTTCATGATCTTTTATAATTCTCACACGAtcttaaaaaaccaaataacagtttgaaagaaaaaatatcacgatcttgaactaaataacaatttgaaaaaaaaatataaacaaattacagaagaaattagaaaaagacgatgaaaaggAAACGAAAAATTGCacaaaaaagatgaaatggaaatatttttaaaaaaatggcagaagaagaaaaaaaacgatgaaagagaaaatacgagaaaaaaaatatttgaggaGAGAAGAGAAGCACAAccctaatttttaattttttaaaaaatggtaaatttcatatattttttcaatttgtgaGACTGGTGATAAATATCACCATTTTGTGTGTTGTCTTATTCATGAAAGTTAATCTTTTAATTGGTTTTCcttgtatttttcaaaagattaggctttttttttcttttgttagaaatgagtttaaattttacaaatgaacataatttcataattttgctTGCCTTATATATTTAgcaaatgaattatattagtaataaaatggaaattaattaggataatttacataaatataataaaactaaaagtatttaCGCATGTTATAACAAAAAGTTGTATGAAATGACaaaaaagattagaaaaaacaCTCTATAGCACATTTTTTTGCATATggcaaatatgaaaaatatgacaaataattagatatatcataGGGTTATTCACTTCTAAATTTTCTAGAGGAAATTGTATTAgatatatgacaaaattttttagaaaaaaatagtctatagcacattttttttacatattgcaAACATGACAATAATGAGAAGTAATTAGGTATTTCATACGACTATCAGAGGGATATAAGAAGATTAtcagcttttaaatttgccatttttgtaatttagaaaatgtagtgacacgTGTCTATtatcttagattttttttgctatttttgcaaatgtcCTAAAACAAAAGTCCATGAAACCTGTAAAATGACCCTTTCTTCTTGCTAGGGCAGCAAGGATCCACGAGACGAGACTTAGAGGAGTCCaattatttgtataattttctGATTATTACGAACGATTTGtcacttcttttcttcttcttccttttttgtgatttttttgtGGGGTCCAGATCCGAGAAATACACTATTGTTGAAGAAAAGAGGCACCGAGGAGTAGGATGATccttttgaaatgaaaagattgCTCATtctaaagataaaattcaaacaaaaggAAGTCGCATTGGGATTGTTGGTGCGACGAATGAGTTTTATCACAAGAAGAGTTAAACAATTGGGTGAACTGCCTGAAGAGAAGTTGGGAATGAAGAAGGCGGTTGTAGCCTGTCACAAGGAAGAAAAGGCGGGAAAAAGTAATTTAGCTTACCAAGAGGATAAGACGAGcaaaagtttgacttttcgGGATGATAAGATTTGCATCTCAAGGAAATGTCAAATCAAAAGATTGACCGTTGGCTTACATGTCGAGTTTGGTTTGACTGCATAGTGCATCAAAACGGTAAGGTGACATGTGTAaagttatatttcaaaattcgaaaatatcataaaaatgattttttaaaactaactgtagtttgcaaatacactATAGTGTGATATTCCGCCTTATTCTTTGCATCATGCAAATAcacttaatttataaaaaaatgtatttttttacgTAAAGGGATATAAACAcgtaaaaaaaagtaaaaagaaaaaatctgaAACGAGTCagttttatcaaaaaaatcTTAGTAGTTTTTAGACTTACCAGTTcgttatttaaaattttgtcatcCGTGCTATTAACTCTTTTACAACCCTCCAAGAAATTCGACCATGTAAATAGAGGCATAAAAAACTGAGATCtgaattaaaaggaaaatgttaGAGAAAGCCAAAACAAAGTATATGAGGTGAAGCAAGACAAAATAGAGTGAACTAATGACGCTGCACTTGGATAGACAAACTGAAGGCGCTGGAGATGAATGAGATTGAGGGActgaggagaaagaaaaaccccAAGTTGAAGATGGTAGGACTAAGATGAACTTTGGTGAGCGACTAATGCAAATGATGGTGAGGGGCTCAGAGCAAACAAATGAGTTGATgataaaaaacagaaaaagacgaaaaagaaatcaaaatttgctgAACAGTGGAGATGAAGATGACGACAGGCGAATGGATGACGATGAACCAGCTGCTGAGGCAATTCATGATTTGACTGAGACAAAAATCCTAACCACGACGCAATTCAACTCTTATCTGGCCATTTGAACACCCGTTATATTTGGAATATTAGCCGACTCTAAATCACACATCAAAGTACATAATTTATACAACTGATACATCAAATATAAAGTATAAGATATATAATggatatatcaaataatttattttataaacaatatttatgtCAAGATATGTTGGTTCATTTACTATTGAACTTAATTTCAattcttattcatttcttaCAAAGTATTGTTTTCTTAGTAAATCATAAATGGTTTATAatggttaattatatatattatgttagtaatcatttttaaatgaatgttGATAAACCTAATGTTATCTAGtaactaaattttgaatgaatattgataaattaaagGTACATTAATGTTACACTTGAAATCAAAGTTTGATCGAGTATGATACactaaaaatgtatataaaataaattttcaataatataaattgatgCATTCATGTAACAGTTAGAAGCCTAGTATATGTTTCATTTT
This DNA window, taken from Cucumis sativus cultivar 9930 chromosome 6, Cucumber_9930_V3, whole genome shotgun sequence, encodes the following:
- the LOC101209625 gene encoding gibberellin 20 oxidase 1-D, encoding MDSNISQLESQEQAPNEALPFLHASKLTHKTLFVQSKFIWPKGDLVEAYEKLSEPHVDLEGFLKGDKKATLEASKLVRKACLKHGFFQVTNHGVDQNLLATALHEMGPIFNLPFNVKTRASQSHPAKMWGFSTAHSNRFSSKLPWKETFSFGFDHCNSFNNEPSVVDFFSSTLGKEFKEIGVIYEKYCEAMRDLSLALTELLGISLGLERSHFRKFFEDGSSIMRLNSYPICEQGGVALGTGPHCDPTALTILHQDQVGGLEVFANNQWHSVPPTPNALVVNIGDLFMAQCNGEYKSCVHRAVVNNYKKRRSLAFFLCPRKNKVVRPPEKLVADDESRKYPDFSWSELLEFTQKHYRADAATLQNFTKWVVSSRPCGH